ATACATCTAAATGGCACAGTACTTCATTCTGTTTTCACATACAGTTGAAATATGGGACCGTTTAGAGTGTAGTCTAAGCGGTCCTTTCGTATTCATTTTTTATTAAATAAAGGAGATAAATCATGGGATTTAAAAAAATTATCCTTAGTTCAGTAACACTCTTATCAGCAATTACCATGGCTGCTTGTAGCTCAAGTTCATCAGACAATAGTTCAGTAAATGTTGGTATCATTCAGTATGCCGAGCATGAGGCATTAACTGCAGCCCGTGAAGGTTTTGTGGAAGCCTTGGCAGAAGCAGGCTACAAAGAAGGTGAAAACTTAACAATTGATTTGCAAAATTCACAAGGTGATCAAGCCAATTTGCAGACAATGGTTCAAAAGTTAGCTGGTAACAATGACCTTAACTTTGCCATTGCAACACCAGCTGCCCAGGCCATGTTAAACGCAGATGCTGAAACTCCTGGCGTATTTACAGCTGTAACGGATCCAGTTGAAGCAGGCTTGGTGGAATCCTTGGAAGTCCCAGGAGGAAGCATGACAGGCTCAATTGATGCGACAGATGTAGAGGGGCAAATTGATATGTTAGTCAAAGTAGTTCCCTCTGCCAAAATAGTTGGTATTTTCTACAATTCTAGCGAGGTAAACTCTGAAGTTCAAGCAGAGCAGGCAAAAAAAGCGCTTGAAGCAAAAGGGATTAAGGTAGAAGTGACGACTGTTACTTCAACTAACGATGTTCAGCAAGCCATCACTTCATTGGCTGGCAAAGTGGATGCAATCTACCTTCCAACTGATAACACAGTAGCATCAACAGCTTCGACCATTGGCGATGTTTTGAAAGAGGCAAAAGTTCCAGCTATGGGATCTGACGCAGCGGTTATTGATGCAGCACTCTTTACCTACGGTGTTGACTACCATGCAATCGGTGTGCAGGCTGGAGAATTAGCTGCTAAAATTTTGGATGGTGAGAAGCCAGCAGACTTGGCTGTTGAAAAACCAAATACAGCAGCTATTACAGTCAATGAAGAAATGGCAACAGTAGTGGGAATTAATCCAGCAACCATTAAAGCATTGGAAGAATAAACAGTTAGGAGATTGGATTATATGTATAATAAACTAGTAAAAAAATTGGCAACTATTTCATTGGCAAGTGTAGCAGCTTTGACACTTGCAGCCTGCGCCTCAACATCTAAACAAGCCTCATCTGAAGCCGTTAAAGTTGGTGTCCTTCAGTATATGGAGCATGAGTCATTGACAGCAGCGCGTGAAGGTTTTGTGGCTGAACTGGAAGCAAATGGCTACAAGGAAGGTGAAAAATTGGTCTTGGATTATCAAAATGCCCAAGGTGACCAAGCCAACCTTCAGACTATTTCAGAACAATTGGTTGGGGAAAATGATTTAGTCCTAGCCATCGCAACGCCATCAGCTCAAAGTTTGGCGACTGTATCAACGGAAACACCAATTCTCTTTACAGCCGTTACAGATCCATTGTCAGCCGACTTGGTTGAAACAATCGAGAAACCAGGTGGCTTATTGACGGGTACATCTGACCAGGCACCAATTGATAAACAAGTTGAATTGCTAGGTCAAGCTGTTCCAGATGCCAAGACAGTTGGTATTTTGTACACTACTAGCGAACGGAACTCAGAAGTTCAGGTAGAACAAGCCAAGGCATTACTAGAAAAAGCTGGTTACAAGGTTGTTGTCAAAGGAATTACTTCAACCAATGAAGTTCAAGATGCAACAACCAGCTTGATGAAGGATGTGGATGCTGTCTTTGTTCCAACTGATAATACCGTTGCTTCCACCATGACCATGATTGGTGAATTGTCTGTGGAGCATAAAGTTCCTGTCATCGGTGGTTCAACAGATATGGTGGATGAAGGTGGTCTGTTGACCTACGGTACAAACTATGAGGCACTCGGTCGTCAAACTGCCAAAATGGCCATTAAGATCATCGAAGGTGCTAAGGTATCTGAAACAGCTGTAGAATATCCTGAAACAGTTAGCCTTCATGTCAATGAAGAAATGGCTAAGAAATTGGGTATCGATACGGCTAAACTATCTGTAACAGAATAAAAGTGGTAAAATAGAACCTAGTTTATTTTTATCAAATAAGGAGAAAATTGTGGATATTATTTTATCAAGCATTTCACAAGGCCTGCTCTGGTCGGTCATGGCGATTGGTGTTTACCTGACATTTCGTATTTTAGATATCGCAGATATGACAGCGGAGGGGTCTTATCCCCTCGGAGCTGCAGTCTGTGCAACTGGGATTGTTAATGGAGTAAATCCCTTGCTGGCGACTTTTATGGCAGTGCTAGCAGGTATGGTAGCTGGATTGATTTCAGGTTTGCTTCATACAAAACTGAAAATTCCAGCCCTTTTGACAGGTATTGTCACTTTGACAGGCCTTTACTCTATCAACTTGAAAATTTTGGGTAAGGCCAACGTGGCCCTACTAAAACAAGAAACCTTGGTAACGCAATTGCAGGAATTTGGTTTAACCAAAACAAATGCAGTCTTGGTTATCGGTCTTGTCTTTGTACTAGCAGTTGTAGGTCTGCTTACTCTCTTGTTGAATACGCAAATTGGTTTGGCTATTCGTTCAACAGGGGACAACATCCCAATGAGTGAGGCCAATGGTATCAACGTTGACAATATGAAAATCTATGGCTACATGATGTCAAACGGTTTGATTGCCCTCTGTGGCGCCTTGTTGACACAAAACAATGGCTATGCAGATTTGAACTCTGGTACAGGTACCATTGTTATCGGTCTGGCATCTGTCATTATTGCAGAAGTTATCTTGCGTAACTTACGCTTGGGTTGGAGATTGTTATCCGTTGTACTTGGTGCAGTTGTTTACCGTTTGATTATCCTTGCAATTTTGGAAATTCCAGGCATGGATGCAGACCTTGTAAAACTCTTCTCAGCCATTCTCTTGGCAACAGTCCTTTATGTGCCAGAATTGCAGAAGAAGCTCAACATTCGTCGACCAAAATTGAACGGAAATGCTTAGGAGGAAGTCATGAAAACTATTTTATCAATACAAAATATTCATAAGACCTTCGAAGCAGGGACAGTCAATGAAAACCATGTCCTTCGTGGGTTGAACTTAGATGTAAAAGAAGGGGATTTCATCTCCATTATCGGTGGTAATGGTGCAGGCAAATCGACTTTCATGAACTCACTTGCAGGTGCCTTGACGGTTGATTCGGGCGATATTTTGCTTGAAGGTAAATCCATTAAGCATGTATCAGCTGCCAAACGCTCTAAGGACATTAGTCGAGTATTCCAAGATCCGAAAATGGGAACAGCCTCTCGCTTGACCATTGAAGAAAACATGGCCATTGCCTACCGCCGTGGTTTATCTCGTGGACTTGGTTGGGGTGTGAAAGACAGCGAACGGGCTATTTTCAAAGAAGCATTAAAAGAGCTTGGCTTGGGCTTGGAAGACCGTATGAAAGTGGATACGCAGTTCTTATCAGGTGGTCAGCGTCAGGCTCTGACCTTGATGATGGCTTCGCTTGTGAAACCAAAGGTTCTACTTTTGGATGAACATACTGCTGCCCTGGATCCAAAAACCAGCGACATGGTTATGGAACTGACCAAGAAAATCGTGGAAAGTCACCAGTTGACAGCTCTTATGATTACGCACAACATGGAAAATGCCATCGAATATGGAAATCGTTTGGTCATGTTGCACCGTGGTCAGATTGTTGTCGATGTAGCAGGAGAAGAGAAAAAGAACCTGACTGTTCAAAACTTGATGGACCTCTTCTACAAAAACAGCGGTGAGAAACTAACTGACGATGAGATGATTTTATAGTCGTTCAGTTTATCTTTTATTACGTCGTTAACTCGTTTTGCCGTACTCCAGTACTGTCTTCAACTCGTTGCCTAGTACTAAAAGCAAACTGAAAGACTATACAAAAAATAAGACTACTGATTTCATGCAAGTCAGTAGTCTTTTTTCTTATAGTTGTAGAAATTCTAGCATTTCTTCCATCGGGATTTGATGGATGGCTGCCTGACCTAATTGTGGAACGATGACTAGTTTGATGGACTTGCCTCGCGCCTTCTTATCACGGGTTAAGGCTGCGAATAATTCATCGATATTCCATGGTTGGTGTGCAGTTGGTAGGCCGAATTTTTCGCACATGGCGATGATTTTTTCAGTCATACCTGGTGGCATGAGGTCTTTTCTTTCAGCAGCGCGTGAGATTTGCACCATACCGATGGCAACAGCTTCACCGTGCATGACCTGTCCATAACCTGCAGTCGCTTCAATAGCATGGCCAATGGTATGGCCGAAGTTGAGGTAGAGTCTGACACCGTTGTCCAATTCATCCTCGACAACGACCTTGCGTTTGACTTCGCAGGAATGGTAGATGATATAGTCAGCGTGTTCCAAAATGCTCTCGATAGATCCATCTAGTTGAGCTAAGGTTTCCCAAAGCTCCACATCATCTATTAAGCCATATTTGACAACCTCGCCCATTCCTTCAATCAATTCTCGTTTGCCAAGGGTTTTGAGGGTGTCAGGGTCAATTAAAACGCCGTCTGGCTGGCAGAAGGTACCTACCATGTTCTTTGCAAATGGGGTATTGACGCCAGTTTTTCCACCGATAGAGGAATCAACTTGTGCTGTCAAGCTGGTTGGAATTTGTAGGAAATGGATGCCACGCATATAGGTTGAGGCAACAAAGCCAGCCAAATCACCAACGACACCGCCACCGAGGGCGATAATGCCGTCACTTCGGGTCATGCCATGCTGTACGAGAAATTCGTAGGCCTGATTGACAGTGTCAAGATTTTTTGAAGCTTCACCTTCTGGAAAGTCAAAGACAATGGTTTCAAAGCCAGCAGTTTCCAGACTAGACTGTACTGTTTCAGCATAGAGTGAGCCGACGTGGTCATCTGTGATGATGGCGATTTTCTGAGGTTTCCAGAGCCCTTTGACCCAGGAACCTGCCTGTGCTAAACTTCCTCTTTCGATGAGGATATCGTAGGGATTATTAGGGAGATTGACGGTCAGTTTCATCGGGTTTCCTCTCTAGTTGATGTCGTATTTCTGGACTAATTGGTCCCAAATCAAGTCAGTCGGCATTTCCTTTCCAGTCCAAGATTGGAAGGCCTCGGCTGCTTGAAAGAGCAGCATGCCTAATCCGTTGATGGTTGGATTGCCTTGTGACTGGGCTAGTTTTAATAAGGGTGTTTCAAATGGTTGGTAAATAATGTCCGCAACCAAGAGTTGTTCTGGAAATTCTAGGTTAGCTGGGATCGGTAGAGAAACACCATCCATACCGACACTAGTGCCGTTGACAAGTAAGTCTGACTTGGCAATTTCTTCTTGCATCAACTGACTATCATCATTGGCTAGGACCTGCATGGGAACTCCAGTAGCTTCTACAATAGGTGCAATGCTTGTCTGGGTTCTTTCTAAACTTTGTTGGCGGCAGAAAATGGTGATTTCTTTGGCGCTATCCAGAGCAGCCTGGGCCATGATAGCAGTAGAAGCACCGCCACCTCCTAGGATGGCTAGTCGCTTATTCTTAACTTGAAAGCCTTTTAGTCTTTCCAAACTCTTGAAAAATCCAATTCCATCGGTGTTGTGTCCGATTAGTTTACCGTCTTTGTGAATAACGGTATTAACGGCTCCAATCAGGCGAGCTGATGGTGTTAGGTCATCAAGGTAGGGAATAACGGCTTGTTTGTAAGGCATGGACAGGTTGATACCAAACATGTCATAGCGTTTGATATTGTCAAGAGTGACTGCCAAGTCTTCCTCTGGGATTTCCCAAGCGACGTATACTCCATTTACACCTGTTTCCTTAAAAGCCAGATTATGTATGAAGGGGGAAATAGAGTGCTTGATAGGCTTGGCTACAACAGCTGCTAGACGAGTATATCCATCTATAGTCATAACTTTCCTCCAATTCTAATCTTTCAATGCTAAGGTTTAGTGGGTATTTTACAGGGTCTGGTGGATTTCACGGATAAGTGCTTCCGTTTTTTCCCAGCCCAAGCAAGGGTCGGTAATGGATTTCCCAAATACTTCAGGGCTGTCCTGACGGCCGTCTTCCAAGTAGGATTCAATCATGAAGCCGCGAACGTACTTGCGAATGGATTCGTTCCAAGCTCGGTTGATGAGGGTTTGACGGACGATACGGATTTGTTCCAGGTAATTTTTTCCAGAATTATCGTGGTTGGTATCGATAACGATAAATGGATGTTCTAGCCCAAATTCTTCATACTGTTTGATGGTTTTCAAGAGAATATCGTAGTAGTAGTTTGGCTCGTAAGTACCTTGTTCGGTCGTGGCACCGCGTAAAATGGCATGGGCAAGTGGATTGCCGTCTGTATCAACTTCGGCATCACGATAGATAAAGTTTTGTTTGTTTTGGGCAGCGTAGATACCGTTGAACATGACTTTAAGATTGCCAGAAGTAGGATTTTTCATACCCGTAGGTATATCAATACCGGAAGCTACAAAACGGTGCTCTTGATCTTCAACTGAGCGGGCTCCGATCGCATGGTAGGATACCAAATCTTCCACCAGTGGATAGTTGGCAGAGTAGAGCATCTCGTCGGCTGTTGTTAGACCTGTTTCAGTAATGACACGGTAGTGCAGGTTACGAACAGCGGCGATACCGTTGATGAGGTCTGGTAATTTAGAAGTATCTGGCTGGTGGACAAGTCCTTTATAGCCTTCGCCGTTGGTTCGTGGTTTGGCAGTATAGACCCTCATGACCATGAAGATTTTGTCTTTGACTTCTTCTTGAAGTTTGGACAAACGGTTGGCGTATTCTAAAACAGCCTCTTCATTGTCAGATGAACATGGACCAATGACCAAGAGCAGGCGGTCATCTTCACCACGGATGATGCCTTTTAATTCTTCATCACGTTGGTTTTTAGCGGCTAAAAATTCGCCTTCTAGTTTGGAGAGTTCTTTTACTTTATCAATATCTAGACTGGTGCTACGTTTGTGAATTCCCATAATCTTTTCCTATCTACTGTGGATTTCTCGGATGAGTTCTTGCGTTTTTTCCCAGCCTAAGCATGGGTCTGTGATGGATTTACCATAAATATCTGGATTATCTTGGCGACCGTCTTCGATGTAGGATTCAATCATGAAGCCGCGAACATACTTACGGATAGCTTCATTCCAGTCACGGTTAATCAAGGTTTGGCGAACGATGCGGATTTGCTCCAGATAATTTTTACCAGAGTTATCATGGTTGGTATCGATGATGATGAATGGATTTTTCAAACCAAATTGATCATAGAGGTCAATGGTTTCCAAGAGATTGTCGTAGTAGTAGTTTGGCAAATACTTCCCGTTTTCATTGACAGCACCACGAAGGATAACGTGGGCAAGCGGGTTGCCAGAAGTTTCGACCTCTGTATTGTTGAAGAGGAAGGATTGTTTCTTCTGAGCTGCAAAGATACCATTAAACATGACTTTAAGGTTGCCAGAAGTAGGGTTTTTCAAGCCTGTTGGAACATCAATACCAGAAGCTACAAAGCGGTGTTGTTGGTTTTCAACAGAACGAGCACCAACGGCAATGTAAGAAACCAAATCGTCAACCAATGGCAGGTTTTCTGGATAAAGCATCTCGTCGGCTGTTGTCAAACCAGTTTCGGTAATGACGCGGTAGTGCAAATTACGAACAGCCTTGATGCCGTTGATCAGGCTAGGTGCGGCATCTGTATCAGGTTGGTGCATGAGGCCCTTGTAGCCATCGCCATTTGTACGAGGCTTGGCAGTGTAGACCCGCATAACCATGAAAATTTTATCTTTGACTTCTTCTTGAAGTTTAGCCAAACGGTGAGCGTAGTCCAAAACTGCCTCTTCATTGTCAGAAGAACATGGCCCAATTACTAAGAGAAGACGGTCATCCTCACCTTTTAGAATAGCTTCTAATTCACGGTCACGGGCTTGTTTTTTGGCAAGAGTTTCGGGAGATAGTTTAGAATGCTCTCGCACTTGATTGATGTCGATTTTTTCACTGATTGGTGTAAACAATATAGAAGTCCTCTTTCGATTAGTATATTTCTTAATTATAGCATGATTTTTAGGAATTTTAAACTTAAATTAAGGTACATTTGCTAAAATCGCAGTGAACTCCGAAAATTCATTCATAAATCTTTTATGGGTTTTCTCTATATATTTATTTTAGATAGAAATTGCCAAAAAAATCTGAAAATATTCAATAAATATGATAGAATAGGTCTAACACTATTTCGAGGTAGGGGTTATGAAATTAAGGACAAATATAGAAAAATTACAAGGTAGTATTCGAGTTCCGGGGGATAAATCCATCAGCCATCGCTCTATTATTTTCGGCTCCCTTGCAAAAGGTGTCACTCGTGTTCATGATATTTTGCGTGGCGAGGATGTACTGTCTACCATGCAGGTCTTTCGTGATTTGGGTGTGAAAATTGAAGACAACGGTGATGTGGTTGAAGTGTACGGTGTTGGTTTCGATGGTCTTCAAGCACCCCAAAATCACTTAGATATGGGGAATTCAGGGACATCTATTCGCTTGATTTCTGGCGTTTTAGCAGGTCAAGACTTTGAGGCAACCATGTTTGGTGACGATTCCCTGTCTAAACGTCCTATGGATCGTGTGACCATTCCGCTTAGCCAAATGGGTGTGGAGATTTCTGGTCAGACAGAACGTGATTTGCCACCATTGACTATCAAAGGAACCAAGAATTTACAAGCAATCAACTACCAACTTCCAGTTGCCTCGGCTCAAGTCAAGTCTGCTCTGCTATTTGCAGCCTTACAAGCCGAAGGTGAAAGTGTTATCGTCGAGAAAGAGTTGACCCGTAACCACACGGAAGATATGATTGTTCAGTTTGGTGGTGAGTTGACGGTCAATGGTAAGGAAATTCGTATCAAAGGTGGTCAGGAATTTACGGCCCAAGAGATTACGGTGCCGGGTGATATTTCCAGCGCAGCCTTTTGGCTGGTAGCTGGTTTGGTAGTACCAAATTCCAAGATTGTTCTGGAGAATGTCGGTATCAATGAAACACGGACTGGAATTTTAGACGTTATCAAGGCCATGGGTGGTCAGATGACACTATCAGATATTGATGAGATAGCAAAATCTGCGACCATTACGGTGGAAACTTCTGACTTGAAGGCTACGGAGATTGCGGGTGACTTAATTCCACGTTTGATTGATGAGTTGCCGATTATTGCTCTTTTAGCCACTCAGGCAAATGGCACAACAATTATCCGTGATGCCGAAGAACTCAAAGTCAAAGAAACAGACCGCATTCAAGTGGTGGCAGATGCCCTGAATAGCATGGGAGCCAAGATTGAGCCGACAGAGGATGGTATGATTATTCATGGTCCAACTGCCTTGCATGGTGCGACTGTTAACACCTTCGGTGACCATCGTATTGGTATGATGACGGCCATTGCGGCCCTTTTGGCTCAGGATGGAGAAGTTGAGTTAGAGAGAGCGGAGGCTATCAATACTAGCTATCCAGCCTTCTTTGACCACCTAAATAGTTTGATAGACTAGGAGAAGAGATGCCAATCGTTTTACTTGGATTTATGGGAGTTGGAAAATCAACCACAGCACGTTTGTTGGACCTCCCTGTTTACGATATGGACCAAATTATTGAAGAACGGATTGGCATGACCATCGCTGATTATTTCAAGCTCGAAGGAGAAGCTACTTTTCGTAAAGTTGAAACGGAAGTCTTGAAAGAATTATTGGATTTGCCTGCTGACTGTCTGGTATCGACAGGCGGTGGTGTGGTCAAATCTGAGTTCAATCGTCAGTTATTATTAGATAATAAAGAAAAAAATGTTCTTTTGACTGCATCGTTTGAAGTTGCCTATGAGCGAATTAGCCAGGATAGTCAATCAAAGCGTCCCCTTTTTTTGCAACATAGCAAGGAAGAATTTGAAACTATCTATCAAGAACGCATGACCCTTTATCAAGGATTGGCGGCTACCATTATCAATACAGACCAACTTACTCCAGAACAAGTAGCAAGGAAGATTCTATGCAAGTAGCTTACCTAGGACCGCGCGGTTCTTTTACCCATCAAGTTGCCCAACAGGCCTTTCCAAGTGCTGATTTGCAGGCTTTCGGAACTATTACAGAAGTGATTAAGGCTTATGAAACAGGGCAGGTTGTCTATTCTGTTATTCCAGTTGAAAACTCTATTGAGGGTAGTGTCCACGAAACTATTGATTATCTTTTTCATCAGGCGGAAATCCATGCGGTTGCTGAAATTGTTCAACCGATAGCCCAGCAACTTTTGGCAACGGGTGCAGATAAGGCAATTGAGGTTATTTATTCACACCCACAGGCTATTGCACAGGGGAAGAAATATATTCTGGAGCATTTTCCTACTGCTCGGATTGAGGTGACGGCTAGTACAGCTTATGCAGCACGGTATGTGGCTGAGCATCCAGCCCAGTCTTATGCGGCTATAGCACCACAAGCTGCGGCAGAGGAATATGGTCTAATGGTAATTGGGCAAGACATTCAGGAAATTAGTGAGAATTTTACTCGATTTTGGATTTTGGGAAATGATGCACCTAGTTTGCAACTTAAGGAAGTAACGAATAAGCTAAGTTTAGCTTTAACCTTGCCAGATAATTTACCGGGAGCTTTATATAAAGCTATGTCAGTTTTTTCTTGGAGAGGAATTAGTCTGACAAAAATTGAAAGTAGGCCATTGAAAACGGCGCTGGGTGAGTATTTTTTCATCTTAGACATTGAGAACGAGCAACCTGAATTGATGACCTTTTCATTGGAAGAATTGAAAAGTTTGGGAATATCATGTAAAATACTAGGTAATTATCAAGTGTACCTGGCTAGTTAGGATAAAGATGAACGTATGACGAAAAACAAAGGAATCTTAACCCATCATGAAGAGTTGCGGTTGGATTATTTACATAAAAATATACATTATTTAAATGATAGAGAGCGAGAGGAGTTGGATTATCTTCTTTATAAGAAGGAACTCCGTACTCGCCATGGGAAACCAAAGAAATTTGCAATTGAAACTCCTAGACCCATCACTGAAGATATGGAAGAAGATGACTGGCAGGAAGAAATTGAGCAGAATGAAGAACTCCTTCCTACGTATCCTGAAACCAGGTCTAGAAGAAATAGAAGGAAAGGACAAAAAAGTTCAGGGAGGGATTCAGTTGACTATATTCCGAAAATGCCCCCAAAAACAAAGAGAAAGAAAAAATGGGGTATGAAGCGAATGTTTTACTTACTCTTCCTTGCCCTGTTCTTGTTTGTTTTTGCTTTGGGCTTTAGTTTCATTAAGGGCCTGAATAGTGTGAGTGAGCAGCCTACTGCTGAAGTATTTAACGGGGTTAGTTCTGCTAATGGTACCAATATTTTGATTTTGGGTACGGATGGACGTGCAGGTGAAAGCACGGACGAAATACGGACAGATACCATTATGGTCTTAAATATCAATAATGCAGATAATAAGGTCAAACTGGTTAGTTTTATGCGGGATACCTTGGTCGATATTGAAGGTTATGAGTATAAATTAAATACCGCCTATACCCTCGGTGAACAAGATAACAAGCAGGGAGCTGAAGAAGTTCGTAAGGCTTTGAAAAACAATTTTGGTATTGATATTGACTATTATGCTATGGTTGATTTTGCAACTTTTGCGACAACAATTGATACACTCTTTCCAGAGGGGGTGACTATTGATGCACAATTTTCAACCATAGATGGAGAAACGGTTAGCTCGGTGGAAGTGCCAAATGATTTGCAGCTGGAGGAAAATGCCCCAGCCTATCAAACCATTCAGGTTGGTGTTCAACAAATGGATGGAAAAACTCTGCTCAACTACGCGCGTTATCGTTCAGATGATGAGGGGGATTTTGGTCGTACCAAGCGTCAGCAACAAGTCTTGTCGGCTGTCATGACTCAGGCTAAAAACCCGATGAAGCTTTTTTCAGGGGCGGAAGCACTTGGTAAAGTAGTGGCGATGACCCCAACAACAGTTCCCCAGGCCTTTATGCTTTTCCATGGACCGGGAGTTGTTATGGATGCAGCTAATGGTATCGAACGCATCACCATTCCTGAAAATGGGGATTGGATTGACGATTATGATATGTATGGTGGTATGGCCCTGCGAGTTGATTTTGAAAAGTACCAACAGCGCTTAACTGATTTGGGCTTACGATAAAAAATGTGATATACTAGAGAGTGACTTCGGTCACTTTTTTAGTGTCCAAAATAGAAAGTAGTACTATGTTAAAGAAAAATGATGTTGTTGAAGTAGAAATTGTAGACCTAACCCATGAGGGGCAGGGGGTTGCCAAGTTGGATGGTTTTGTCTTTTTTGTGGACAATGCACTGCCAGGTGAGAAAGTGTTTATGCGTGTTCTGAAGCTTAAGAAAAATATTGGTTTTGGTAAGGTGGAAGAATGGCAGAGCTACTCACCAGACCGTAATCAAGACCTAGACTTGACCTATCTAAGAACGGGTATTGCAGACCTGGGGCATTTGAACTATCCTGCCCAATTAGCCTTTAAGAAAAAGCAAGTAGAAACAAGCTTACGTAAGATCGCAGGCATTTCAGAAATTGTAGTCGAAAGTACTCTCGGTATGGATAGTCCTCTTGCCTATCGTAATAAGGCGGCAGTACCTGTTCGTCGTGTCAATGGTCAGTTGGAAACTGGGTTCTTCCGAAAGAATTCTCATGATTTAGTACCGATTGAAGATTTTTATATTCAAGATAAGGAAATTGATAGCTTGATTTTGGCTACTCGTGACCTCTTACGGAAATTGGATTTGAAGCCATACGATGAAAAGGAACAGACAGGACTTGTTCGAAATATTGTTGTTCGTCGCGGTCATTATTCAGGTCAATTGATGTTGATTTTGGTTACAACTCGACCAAAAATTTTCCGTGTTGAAACCTTGATTGAACGGTTGATAAGTCAGTTTCCAAATCTAGTTTCTATCATCCAGAACATCAATGATCAGAATACCAATGCGATATTCGGTCAGGACTTCCGTCTTTTGCATGGCAGTGAAACCATTGTAGACAGCATGTTGGGGAATGAATTTGAGATTTCTGCACCGTCTTTCTATCAAGTCAATACAGAAATGGCCGAAAAACTCTATCAGACAGCTATCGATTTTGCAGATTTGTCAGCAGATGATGTCGTAATTGATGCTTATTCAGGCATTGGGACTATTGGTCTGTCCTTTGCCAAACAGGTCAAGCATGTTTATGGTGTGGAAGTCGTTGAGAAGGCTGTCCTTGACAGTCAGAAGAATGCTGTTCGAAATGGAATTGACAATGTGACTTATGTCTGCGATAGTGCGGAGTCTGCTATGAAGAAATGGGTATCTGACGGAATTAAGCCAACGGTGATTTTTGTCGATCCGCCAAGAAAAGGTTTG
The nucleotide sequence above comes from Streptococcus sp. 29887. Encoded proteins:
- a CDS encoding ABC transporter substrate-binding protein, with protein sequence MGFKKIILSSVTLLSAITMAACSSSSSDNSSVNVGIIQYAEHEALTAAREGFVEALAEAGYKEGENLTIDLQNSQGDQANLQTMVQKLAGNNDLNFAIATPAAQAMLNADAETPGVFTAVTDPVEAGLVESLEVPGGSMTGSIDATDVEGQIDMLVKVVPSAKIVGIFYNSSEVNSEVQAEQAKKALEAKGIKVEVTTVTSTNDVQQAITSLAGKVDAIYLPTDNTVASTASTIGDVLKEAKVPAMGSDAAVIDAALFTYGVDYHAIGVQAGELAAKILDGEKPADLAVEKPNTAAITVNEEMATVVGINPATIKALEE
- a CDS encoding ABC transporter substrate-binding protein, which gives rise to MYNKLVKKLATISLASVAALTLAACASTSKQASSEAVKVGVLQYMEHESLTAAREGFVAELEANGYKEGEKLVLDYQNAQGDQANLQTISEQLVGENDLVLAIATPSAQSLATVSTETPILFTAVTDPLSADLVETIEKPGGLLTGTSDQAPIDKQVELLGQAVPDAKTVGILYTTSERNSEVQVEQAKALLEKAGYKVVVKGITSTNEVQDATTSLMKDVDAVFVPTDNTVASTMTMIGELSVEHKVPVIGGSTDMVDEGGLLTYGTNYEALGRQTAKMAIKIIEGAKVSETAVEYPETVSLHVNEEMAKKLGIDTAKLSVTE
- a CDS encoding ABC transporter permease — its product is MDIILSSISQGLLWSVMAIGVYLTFRILDIADMTAEGSYPLGAAVCATGIVNGVNPLLATFMAVLAGMVAGLISGLLHTKLKIPALLTGIVTLTGLYSINLKILGKANVALLKQETLVTQLQEFGLTKTNAVLVIGLVFVLAVVGLLTLLLNTQIGLAIRSTGDNIPMSEANGINVDNMKIYGYMMSNGLIALCGALLTQNNGYADLNSGTGTIVIGLASVIIAEVILRNLRLGWRLLSVVLGAVVYRLIILAILEIPGMDADLVKLFSAILLATVLYVPELQKKLNIRRPKLNGNA
- a CDS encoding ABC transporter ATP-binding protein, coding for MKTILSIQNIHKTFEAGTVNENHVLRGLNLDVKEGDFISIIGGNGAGKSTFMNSLAGALTVDSGDILLEGKSIKHVSAAKRSKDISRVFQDPKMGTASRLTIEENMAIAYRRGLSRGLGWGVKDSERAIFKEALKELGLGLEDRMKVDTQFLSGGQRQALTLMMASLVKPKVLLLDEHTAALDPKTSDMVMELTKKIVESHQLTALMITHNMENAIEYGNRLVMLHRGQIVVDVAGEEKKNLTVQNLMDLFYKNSGEKLTDDEMIL
- the aroB gene encoding 3-dehydroquinate synthase, whose translation is MKLTVNLPNNPYDILIERGSLAQAGSWVKGLWKPQKIAIITDDHVGSLYAETVQSSLETAGFETIVFDFPEGEASKNLDTVNQAYEFLVQHGMTRSDGIIALGGGVVGDLAGFVASTYMRGIHFLQIPTSLTAQVDSSIGGKTGVNTPFAKNMVGTFCQPDGVLIDPDTLKTLGKRELIEGMGEVVKYGLIDDVELWETLAQLDGSIESILEHADYIIYHSCEVKRKVVVEDELDNGVRLYLNFGHTIGHAIEATAGYGQVMHGEAVAIGMVQISRAAERKDLMPPGMTEKIIAMCEKFGLPTAHQPWNIDELFAALTRDKKARGKSIKLVIVPQLGQAAIHQIPMEEMLEFLQL
- a CDS encoding shikimate dehydrogenase, translated to MTIDGYTRLAAVVAKPIKHSISPFIHNLAFKETGVNGVYVAWEIPEEDLAVTLDNIKRYDMFGINLSMPYKQAVIPYLDDLTPSARLIGAVNTVIHKDGKLIGHNTDGIGFFKSLERLKGFQVKNKRLAILGGGGASTAIMAQAALDSAKEITIFCRQQSLERTQTSIAPIVEATGVPMQVLANDDSQLMQEEIAKSDLLVNGTSVGMDGVSLPIPANLEFPEQLLVADIIYQPFETPLLKLAQSQGNPTINGLGMLLFQAAEAFQSWTGKEMPTDLIWDQLVQKYDIN
- a CDS encoding 3-deoxy-7-phosphoheptulonate synthase; the encoded protein is MGIHKRSTSLDIDKVKELSKLEGEFLAAKNQRDEELKGIIRGEDDRLLLVIGPCSSDNEEAVLEYANRLSKLQEEVKDKIFMVMRVYTAKPRTNGEGYKGLVHQPDTSKLPDLINGIAAVRNLHYRVITETGLTTADEMLYSANYPLVEDLVSYHAIGARSVEDQEHRFVASGIDIPTGMKNPTSGNLKVMFNGIYAAQNKQNFIYRDAEVDTDGNPLAHAILRGATTEQGTYEPNYYYDILLKTIKQYEEFGLEHPFIVIDTNHDNSGKNYLEQIRIVRQTLINRAWNESIRKYVRGFMIESYLEDGRQDSPEVFGKSITDPCLGWEKTEALIREIHQTL